The proteins below are encoded in one region of Fibrella aestuarina BUZ 2:
- a CDS encoding serine/threonine-protein kinase, whose translation MEYRKQQFETYEAFTQQFSCDYSQPLARGGHGEIYRGVDLETNEEVAIKRRLYSPDSDLITLEKEFTHTQALPPNRFVVRYVYYGRYATPFGTFEFLVMKFYRDGNLTHNALPWHQLTEAQQRRFTEEFLKGLAHLHRHQVIHRDIKPENILLVKYIDADGAAYRPVIADFGISKLLSENPEAHTLMQNSMRVGTVTYMAPEQLRSQSLSYNADLWAFGIILYEIITGKYMIARRSFPDLQREEAYTFWRNADEQRYPADMEAIPEPYQQIIRRCLLADPTERVQSTDELLALLSIQPQLIEADKLIKAGQLAEAVEQLEAIESRASLPSVGQKLNELRLQLALAKPVEPLEPDVPIADRPVDFDDDAFDSVSLPPVEPVSVLPEQAQPRPTYPADDDDQRTQQFTEQLDPIWPTPAEKIPVSPLASFNVPEPVRVTPEPEVRSTKKGTKKTSQPAEATPVVAEVATPTPDEPFADLDVPTPDRPADFFVDEEPVAEQPEATLPDERPLTLTEPLDDVNTDTAEAAPDQADTALAQAAPATPDVAVEDVPAQRDVADPVFPPPQPPAKPPVPPREPWPVREWVGDLRDQSKGLYNRLKTQRNTRMISLAGLALILASVLIYSSGPTENNAPARQTSPVVSEDYRKALKLFKAYQVVYEKTGELNPYLWSFVHCNPDYDDSLVNSAVIRAKAMVNYTQSLFPEHEANLTGFKRQEMKHMLVSKIGWEQLPHDPNCAPGQLIENEQNK comes from the coding sequence GTGGAATACCGTAAGCAACAGTTTGAAACCTACGAGGCCTTTACCCAGCAATTTTCCTGCGACTACAGCCAGCCGCTGGCAAGGGGCGGGCATGGGGAAATTTATCGGGGTGTTGATCTGGAAACCAACGAAGAGGTAGCCATCAAACGACGGCTGTATAGCCCTGACAGTGATCTCATTACCTTAGAGAAAGAGTTTACGCACACGCAGGCCCTGCCCCCCAACCGGTTTGTGGTGCGCTACGTGTATTATGGCCGCTACGCCACGCCCTTCGGTACGTTTGAATTTCTGGTGATGAAATTCTACCGCGATGGTAACCTGACGCACAATGCCCTCCCCTGGCATCAACTGACGGAAGCCCAACAGCGGCGGTTTACTGAAGAGTTTCTGAAAGGACTGGCTCACCTGCACCGTCATCAGGTCATCCACCGCGACATCAAGCCGGAGAATATTCTGCTGGTAAAATACATTGATGCCGATGGAGCTGCCTACCGGCCCGTTATCGCCGATTTCGGGATCAGTAAACTGCTGAGCGAAAACCCGGAGGCGCATACGCTGATGCAAAATTCGATGCGCGTCGGCACGGTTACCTACATGGCGCCTGAGCAGTTGCGCTCGCAGAGCCTCAGCTACAACGCCGATCTGTGGGCCTTCGGGATTATTCTGTACGAAATCATTACGGGCAAATACATGATTGCCCGGCGGTCGTTCCCCGATCTGCAACGCGAAGAAGCGTACACGTTCTGGCGCAACGCCGACGAACAGCGGTACCCGGCCGATATGGAAGCCATTCCGGAGCCCTATCAGCAGATTATCCGCCGCTGCTTGCTGGCCGACCCTACCGAACGTGTTCAGTCGACGGATGAACTGCTGGCATTGCTGTCGATACAACCCCAGCTCATCGAAGCCGACAAGCTCATCAAAGCCGGGCAACTGGCAGAGGCCGTCGAGCAACTGGAAGCGATCGAGAGCCGGGCTTCGCTACCGTCGGTGGGCCAGAAGTTGAACGAATTACGGCTGCAACTGGCCCTTGCCAAACCCGTTGAGCCTCTGGAACCCGACGTACCCATCGCCGACCGCCCGGTCGATTTCGACGATGACGCGTTCGATTCGGTATCGCTGCCCCCCGTGGAACCGGTTTCGGTATTACCCGAACAGGCCCAGCCCCGGCCAACGTACCCAGCGGATGACGATGACCAACGTACCCAGCAGTTTACCGAGCAGCTTGACCCCATCTGGCCCACTCCTGCCGAGAAAATCCCGGTGTCTCCGCTCGCGTCGTTTAACGTACCTGAGCCTGTTCGGGTAACGCCTGAGCCAGAGGTCAGGTCGACGAAAAAAGGCACCAAAAAGACGAGCCAGCCTGCCGAGGCTACGCCCGTAGTAGCTGAGGTAGCGACCCCAACGCCCGACGAGCCCTTCGCCGATCTGGACGTACCCACGCCCGATCGGCCGGCTGATTTTTTTGTCGACGAAGAGCCCGTCGCCGAGCAGCCAGAAGCCACCCTGCCCGACGAGCGCCCGCTGACCTTGACCGAACCGTTGGATGACGTTAATACAGACACTGCCGAGGCAGCACCCGACCAGGCCGACACAGCGCTGGCTCAGGCTGCGCCGGCAACGCCGGATGTTGCTGTAGAAGACGTACCGGCTCAGCGCGACGTTGCTGACCCCGTTTTCCCGCCCCCCCAACCACCCGCGAAACCACCAGTTCCGCCTCGTGAGCCGTGGCCCGTTCGGGAATGGGTCGGCGACTTGCGCGATCAGTCGAAGGGGTTATACAATCGGCTGAAAACGCAGCGCAACACCCGCATGATCAGCCTCGCCGGTCTGGCCCTGATTCTGGCGTCGGTTCTGATTTATTCGTCGGGCCCAACGGAAAACAACGCCCCCGCCCGGCAGACATCGCCGGTGGTGAGCGAAGATTACCGCAAGGCGCTCAAGTTGTTCAAAGCGTATCAGGTCGTTTATGAAAAAACGGGCGAGCTGAACCCCTATCTGTGGTCGTTTGTGCACTGCAACCCCGACTATGACGACAGTCTGGTTAATTCGGCGGTGATCCGGGCCAAAGCAATGGTCAACTATACGCAGAGCCTGTTTCCCGAACACGAAGCCAACCTGACCGGCTTTAAGCGACAGGAAATGAAGCATATGCTGGTGAGCAAAATTGGCTGGGAGCAACTCCCCCACGACCCCAACTGCGCCCCCGGCCAATTAATTGAAAATGAACAAAATAAATAA
- a CDS encoding PP2C family protein-serine/threonine phosphatase translates to MYSVTAIYPPIGFSERGRRDNNEDYVLPLPGRAVVNDRLFVVCDGVGGAQRGELASLLAGEAMFRYFKNNPGVAVTAPFVRSALQAVEEAFDQAIAEEPEANLTGMSTTLTLLSLHEQGVTIGHVGDSRVYHVRGSSILHQTTDHSLVNELVRAKQITPEEALNHPRRNVITRAIQGSGRPSSITVYITQDIAADDYFFLCTDGVLECLNNEDLLRILSTTTLSDSQKVSHILRACSDGSRDNFSGYLIRVAEVAPLAPLPDPDYPPPPQSTRLHETTAAPPPETSNDFSLLLDDPQPRERGWLHRLFS, encoded by the coding sequence ATGTATAGCGTTACGGCCATCTACCCCCCCATTGGCTTCTCAGAACGGGGCCGTCGGGACAACAACGAAGATTATGTGCTGCCCTTGCCCGGCAGGGCGGTTGTCAACGACCGGCTGTTTGTCGTCTGCGACGGTGTAGGCGGGGCGCAACGGGGCGAGCTAGCGAGCTTACTGGCCGGCGAGGCCATGTTTCGTTACTTCAAAAACAATCCCGGCGTTGCCGTAACGGCTCCCTTCGTGCGGTCGGCCCTGCAGGCCGTTGAAGAAGCGTTCGATCAGGCCATTGCCGAAGAGCCGGAAGCCAACCTGACGGGCATGTCGACAACGCTGACGCTGCTGAGCCTGCATGAACAGGGCGTGACGATCGGGCACGTGGGCGACAGCCGGGTTTATCACGTTCGGGGCTCGTCGATCCTCCACCAGACCACCGACCATTCGCTGGTAAATGAATTGGTCCGAGCCAAGCAGATCACCCCCGAAGAAGCCCTCAATCATCCCCGCCGCAACGTGATTACCCGGGCCATCCAGGGAAGCGGGCGGCCGTCGTCGATCACCGTCTACATCACCCAGGACATTGCCGCCGACGATTATTTTTTCCTGTGTACCGATGGCGTGCTGGAATGCCTGAACAACGAAGACCTGCTTCGGATCCTGAGCACGACTACCCTCTCCGACTCCCAGAAGGTAAGTCATATTCTGCGGGCCTGCTCCGACGGCTCCCGCGACAATTTTTCGGGTTACCTCATCCGGGTGGCGGAGGTAGCGCCGCTTGCCCCGCTGCCCGACCCCGACTATCCGCCGCCGCCGCAGTCGACCCGGCTGCATGAAACTACGGCGGCCCCGCCCCCCGAGACATCCAACGACTTCTCCTTATTACTCGACGACCCACAGCCCCGCGAACGAGGTTGGTTACACCGGCTTTTTTCGTAA
- a CDS encoding FHA domain-containing protein — MGLYRFNCPECKKHFNTESSLPWAVDQTAMVVCQAGKPTKCLVYCAGEAEPAPPPVAVATAQGAAAVNGGPVPPASSGTPTIALADEPSGRQIAYLEVQSTDGGIHRLPIEEGSVQTYGRKSDFDVCDYPIPSEDKKMSRLHFQIDCRVHNRRPSYILSDCGSVHGTRITRQTEEQTHVLQLYANKQVKEQQDGICLEPNDFITAGVTILRFGIDQASDGSVSNANDTQDGQYDPNKTTVF; from the coding sequence ATGGGACTCTACCGATTCAACTGCCCGGAATGCAAAAAGCATTTCAACACCGAAAGCTCACTTCCCTGGGCCGTTGACCAAACGGCGATGGTTGTGTGCCAGGCGGGCAAGCCCACCAAATGCCTGGTCTACTGCGCCGGCGAAGCCGAACCCGCTCCACCACCCGTTGCCGTAGCTACGGCGCAGGGGGCCGCTGCCGTAAACGGGGGACCGGTTCCGCCCGCATCGTCGGGCACGCCAACCATTGCCCTGGCCGACGAACCCAGCGGGCGGCAGATTGCCTATCTGGAAGTACAAAGTACCGATGGCGGTATCCACCGCCTGCCTATTGAGGAAGGCAGCGTACAGACGTACGGCCGCAAATCGGACTTCGACGTCTGCGATTACCCCATCCCGTCGGAAGATAAAAAGATGAGTCGCCTGCACTTCCAGATCGACTGCCGGGTTCATAACCGCCGCCCTTCCTATATCCTGTCTGACTGTGGCAGTGTGCATGGCACCCGCATCACGCGGCAGACTGAAGAGCAAACGCACGTGCTGCAATTGTATGCCAACAAACAGGTCAAAGAGCAGCAGGACGGCATCTGTCTCGAGCCCAACGATTTTATCACCGCCGGTGTCACCATCCTTCGGTTTGGGATTGATCAGGCCTCCGACGGCTCGGTATCCAATGCCAACGACACACAGGATGGGCAGTATGACCCGAACAAAACGACCGTTTTTTAA
- a CDS encoding FHA domain-containing protein: MTAPNVKPPVVTVGRSKNNHIVIPTLSVSEQHAQVMRLGDEFWLEDNNSSNGTFVNEFRITRRRLQPDDQIRMGNQLITYRRLTKAFTRNPDDYTKEFAELEHIWNEYESLKEGLESRSLLDQGADLLMGVPVVGMALGRLMGAERMAQKRRTLAEIDAKMTTLYACPKCGTPFPLTRDSSFQMLLQRSVNQKQGRCLAGCGAIWTV; this comes from the coding sequence ATGACCGCACCAAACGTGAAGCCGCCCGTTGTTACGGTTGGCCGGAGCAAGAACAACCACATTGTCATCCCGACGCTGTCGGTATCGGAACAGCACGCGCAGGTGATGCGGCTGGGCGATGAGTTCTGGCTGGAAGATAACAACAGTTCCAACGGCACGTTTGTCAACGAGTTTCGGATTACGCGCCGACGCCTGCAACCCGACGATCAGATTCGGATGGGCAACCAGTTAATTACGTACCGCCGCCTCACCAAAGCGTTCACGCGTAACCCCGACGATTACACGAAGGAGTTTGCGGAGCTGGAGCACATCTGGAACGAATACGAATCCCTGAAAGAAGGACTGGAAAGCCGTAGCCTGCTTGATCAGGGCGCCGATCTGCTGATGGGCGTGCCCGTGGTGGGTATGGCATTGGGTCGACTGATGGGCGCTGAACGGATGGCCCAGAAACGCCGCACGCTGGCCGAAATCGACGCCAAAATGACCACCTTGTATGCGTGCCCCAAATGCGGCACCCCGTTTCCGCTAACCCGCGATTCGAGTTTTCAGATGCTACTACAACGCTCAGTCAATCAAAAGCAGGGCCGCTGTCTGGCGGGATGCGGAGCGATTTGGACGGTTTAG
- a CDS encoding type VI secretion system baseplate subunit TssF, translated as MNQLTAKDFTRDEIRKRMIRYASAIWQMRGKDVEATDPLVSYLMEACAFELENTAKAIEQTRGHIVNRLASVMCPEVIDLPRPAHAIFHARPDDFLLDLDPSVQFYHRPPVREGVQRDVFFSPVVKSRLANGEVRFLVSEQGITEFRGFDRMQWEKQAQPTFTTPYQSVWIGLELDDYVPSIGGLPLHFDWESESPQQKAVYYRKLHDGYQSTWHLNGQPIPVYPGFISPDTHAAHLGPQLDVLHLLEQDVLNLYSRSFMTLGNVPTRDDWGLARSLTPPGYLFNEQQTRLFGNRPLIWLELRLSRDFPPLAVANMDVRMNCFPVMNRQLNRMQQRLSLALNVYPLKSDIEFLFIRRVYDADSKDLFRSSPLRDFDELEEDSFMWRPHDVGRFDERNAHDLLQQVQQLLLDENRAFRALGSGWFVKTLDELKRNLDDLGQQLQAMPTEGFKMGHPYIFIKPRRNDSNVFVEFWSTNGKSANYIPAGTYLSYYGGYDSIRTGPEDLFLVTGTVGGQNKPSVDEKEYHLRQTLLTRQRLVTIADIEAECKAYFFGRLGGIPVDVQVQKAFAENLIEGAGYVRCLDVVIVPRSRTNLTPTEWDAECDRCQQHLAARSAMNLPYRVRMQATFAPIRTL; from the coding sequence ATGAACCAACTCACCGCTAAAGATTTTACGCGCGACGAAATCCGGAAGCGCATGATCCGCTACGCCTCGGCCATCTGGCAGATGCGCGGCAAAGACGTTGAAGCCACCGATCCGCTGGTTAGTTACCTGATGGAGGCCTGCGCCTTCGAGCTGGAAAATACCGCCAAAGCCATCGAGCAAACGCGGGGCCACATTGTCAACCGGCTGGCGAGCGTGATGTGCCCGGAGGTGATCGACTTGCCCCGGCCCGCCCACGCCATTTTCCACGCCCGTCCCGACGATTTCCTGCTCGATCTCGACCCGTCGGTTCAGTTTTATCACCGGCCGCCGGTGCGGGAAGGCGTTCAGCGCGACGTCTTTTTTTCGCCCGTCGTGAAGAGCCGCCTCGCCAATGGCGAAGTGCGCTTTCTGGTGAGCGAGCAGGGCATTACCGAGTTTCGGGGCTTCGACCGGATGCAGTGGGAGAAACAGGCACAGCCCACTTTCACCACCCCCTACCAGTCGGTCTGGATCGGGCTTGAACTCGATGACTACGTGCCGTCGATTGGTGGCTTGCCGCTGCACTTCGACTGGGAATCGGAGTCGCCGCAGCAAAAAGCGGTGTATTACCGAAAACTGCACGACGGCTACCAGTCGACCTGGCACCTCAACGGGCAACCCATTCCCGTGTATCCGGGGTTCATCAGCCCCGATACGCACGCGGCGCACCTGGGGCCCCAACTCGACGTGTTGCACCTGCTCGAGCAGGATGTCCTGAACCTCTACAGCCGGAGCTTCATGACGCTGGGCAACGTACCCACGCGCGACGACTGGGGACTGGCGCGCAGCCTGACGCCGCCGGGCTACCTCTTCAACGAGCAGCAAACGCGGCTCTTTGGCAACCGGCCCCTGATCTGGCTCGAGCTGCGGCTCAGTCGGGATTTCCCGCCGCTGGCCGTCGCCAATATGGACGTGCGGATGAACTGTTTCCCGGTGATGAATCGGCAGCTCAACCGCATGCAGCAACGCCTTTCGCTGGCGCTGAACGTCTATCCGCTCAAATCCGACATCGAGTTTCTGTTTATCCGGCGCGTCTACGATGCCGACAGCAAAGATTTGTTCCGGTCGTCGCCCCTGCGCGATTTCGATGAGCTGGAGGAAGACTCGTTCATGTGGCGCCCGCACGACGTGGGCCGGTTCGACGAACGCAACGCTCACGATTTGCTTCAGCAGGTGCAACAACTCCTGCTCGACGAAAACCGGGCGTTCCGGGCACTGGGGTCGGGCTGGTTCGTGAAAACGCTGGATGAACTCAAACGAAACCTCGACGACCTCGGGCAGCAGTTGCAGGCCATGCCAACCGAAGGGTTCAAGATGGGCCACCCTTACATCTTCATCAAGCCGCGCCGAAACGATAGCAACGTGTTTGTTGAGTTCTGGAGCACCAACGGTAAATCGGCCAACTATATTCCGGCGGGAACGTACCTGAGCTACTACGGCGGCTACGACTCCATCCGCACCGGTCCCGAAGACCTTTTTCTGGTGACAGGCACGGTGGGTGGCCAAAACAAGCCTAGTGTCGACGAGAAAGAGTATCACCTGCGCCAAACCCTGCTGACCCGGCAGCGCCTCGTCACGATTGCCGATATCGAAGCCGAATGCAAAGCCTATTTTTTTGGTCGGCTGGGCGGTATTCCGGTCGATGTACAGGTGCAGAAAGCCTTCGCCGAAAACCTCATCGAAGGGGCTGGGTACGTTCGCTGCCTCGACGTGGTGATCGTACCGCGCAGCCGTACCAATCTGACGCCCACTGAGTGGGACGCTGAGTGCGACCGCTGCCAGCAACACCTCGCGGCCCGCTCGGCCATGAACCTGCCCTACCGGGTCCGTATGCAAGCCACCTTTGCTCCCATTCGTACACTATGA
- a CDS encoding GPW/gp25 family protein, whose amino-acid sequence MADEYYKLPLRLDLLIKPPSARQTAATNKQVYCSMEASIQQNLFLITTTQFNEARYDGRFGCTIWDDDFSTTNDSVSVLWTDRIEKSLRDAIYRYEPRLERVKVEVSINREGTPDAHKLVIIRVRAEIAASNRRPFEYQREIAVAPFTSRVR is encoded by the coding sequence ATGGCCGACGAGTATTACAAACTGCCACTGCGGCTGGACTTGCTGATTAAGCCACCCAGCGCCCGGCAAACGGCAGCCACCAACAAGCAGGTTTATTGCTCGATGGAAGCGTCGATTCAGCAGAATCTGTTTCTGATCACAACCACCCAATTCAACGAGGCCCGGTATGATGGCCGCTTTGGCTGCACGATCTGGGACGATGATTTCAGCACTACCAACGACTCCGTATCGGTGCTCTGGACTGACCGGATCGAGAAGTCGTTGCGCGATGCCATTTACCGCTACGAACCCCGCCTGGAACGCGTAAAGGTCGAAGTCAGCATCAACCGGGAAGGCACGCCCGACGCCCACAAACTGGTGATCATTCGCGTACGGGCCGAAATTGCCGCCTCAAACCGGCGCCCGTTCGAATACCAGCGCGAGATTGCCGTTGCGCCTTTTACGTCGCGCGTTCGGTAA
- a CDS encoding DNA topoisomerase IB has protein sequence MNPSTGQSDAVQLARAAKLVYVNDTMPGIARRQNGNRYEYLDPKGSPIDDDATLERIRRLALPPAYQHVWICPRPNGHLQATGIDAKGRKQYRYHANWNAARSETKFHRMIAFGEKLPLLRKRLQQDLKQRTLSKEKVIAVALSVMEQTLIRVGNAAYEKEYGSYGLTTLKNRHVKAQGDALRFSFKGKKGIYHDITLRDRRLTRLVKACRELPGKELFQYLDEAGERHSIDSGMVNTYLQETMGDEFSAKDFRTWAGTTNALRLLIELEPCASDKEAKKNVNTVLDEVAHRLGNTRTVCRKHYVHPQLLEAYECQDLNPYIKRRNRFKQSSPSGLDGVEKMLLAFLKEQVKP, from the coding sequence ATGAACCCATCAACAGGCCAATCCGATGCCGTGCAACTGGCCAGAGCCGCCAAGCTGGTTTACGTAAACGATACCATGCCGGGCATTGCGCGGCGGCAAAACGGCAATCGGTACGAATACCTCGACCCCAAAGGCTCGCCTATCGACGACGACGCCACGCTGGAACGAATCCGGCGGCTGGCCTTGCCGCCCGCCTACCAGCACGTCTGGATTTGCCCCCGGCCGAACGGCCACTTGCAGGCCACCGGCATCGACGCCAAAGGGCGAAAACAGTACCGCTACCATGCCAACTGGAACGCCGCCCGCAGCGAGACCAAATTTCACCGGATGATTGCCTTCGGGGAGAAGCTGCCGCTGCTGCGAAAACGCCTGCAACAGGATCTTAAACAGCGGACACTGTCTAAAGAGAAAGTAATTGCGGTGGCCCTGAGCGTGATGGAACAAACCCTGATCCGGGTCGGGAATGCCGCCTATGAAAAAGAGTATGGCTCGTATGGCCTGACGACCCTCAAGAACCGGCACGTGAAAGCCCAGGGCGACGCGCTACGCTTTAGCTTTAAAGGCAAAAAAGGCATCTATCACGACATCACCCTGCGCGACCGTCGCCTCACCCGCCTGGTGAAAGCCTGCCGCGAACTGCCTGGGAAAGAACTGTTTCAATACCTCGACGAAGCCGGGGAGCGCCACAGCATCGACTCGGGCATGGTCAACACGTACCTGCAGGAGACGATGGGCGATGAGTTTTCGGCCAAAGATTTTCGCACCTGGGCGGGGACAACCAACGCCCTGCGCCTGCTGATCGAACTGGAACCCTGTGCGTCGGATAAAGAAGCGAAAAAGAACGTCAATACGGTTCTCGATGAGGTGGCCCACCGCCTGGGTAATACCCGCACCGTCTGCCGAAAACATTACGTGCATCCGCAGTTGCTGGAGGCCTATGAATGCCAGGACCTGAACCCGTACATCAAACGCCGAAACCGCTTCAAACAAAGCAGCCCATCTGGCCTCGATGGCGTTGAAAAAATGTTGCTGGCCTTTCTAAAAGAACAGGTGAAACCGTAA
- a CDS encoding DUF6962 family protein, whose amino-acid sequence MILSHMISDAVLAGVGFWVFVTCFQGVPFYSRLLWGFFFSTISLAALTGVFTFAGLADLEPLHESLTLLAGSMGVVCIVVAVYTAVLKRPASQLSFSLTALIGMALFIALLVSPRFGVFAPVLSSLGMLLVMILSVFGLRQRLPGMGWLIVAVMLMALATKVTSFSLPIHPTDTYHYLIALALLCFGKAGKQL is encoded by the coding sequence ATGATTCTTTCGCACATGATCTCCGACGCGGTGCTGGCTGGCGTGGGTTTCTGGGTCTTTGTTACCTGCTTTCAAGGTGTTCCTTTTTACAGCCGTTTGCTTTGGGGTTTCTTCTTTTCCACCATCTCACTGGCCGCCCTCACCGGGGTTTTCACCTTCGCCGGCCTCGCCGATTTGGAGCCGTTGCACGAATCATTGACACTATTGGCGGGCAGCATGGGGGTTGTGTGCATCGTCGTGGCCGTTTATACGGCTGTGCTGAAACGGCCCGCCTCACAGCTTTCCTTTAGTCTGACCGCCCTGATCGGGATGGCCCTTTTTATTGCCCTGCTGGTTTCACCCCGGTTTGGCGTGTTTGCGCCCGTTCTCTCGTCGTTGGGCATGTTGCTGGTGATGATTCTGTCGGTATTTGGCCTTCGGCAACGCCTGCCGGGCATGGGCTGGCTCATTGTGGCCGTTATGTTGATGGCGCTGGCCACCAAAGTGACGAGCTTCAGCCTGCCCATTCACCCTACCGACACCTATCATTACCTGATCGCGCTGGCGTTGCTTTGTTTCGGCAAGGCAGGTAAACAATTGTAA
- the sucD gene encoding succinate--CoA ligase subunit alpha encodes MSVLVNKNSKVIVQGFTGSEGSFHAQQMIEYGTNVVGGVTPGKGGQTHLDKPVFNTVYEAVEKAGADTSIIFVPPAFAADAIMEAADAGIKVIICITEGIPTEDMVAVKAYLRDRDVRLIGPNCPGVMTAEECKVGIMPGFIFKKGKVGIVSKSGTLTYEAVDQLTKAGLGQTTAIGIGGDPIIGTTTKEAVELLMNDPETEAIVMIGEIGGGMEAEAARWIKADGNRKPVVGFIAGQTAPKGRRMGHAGAIVGGADDTAAAKMAIMRECGIHVVESPALIGDTMLKALGQ; translated from the coding sequence ATGAGCGTATTAGTCAACAAGAACTCAAAAGTTATCGTACAGGGCTTCACCGGCTCGGAAGGCAGTTTCCACGCCCAGCAGATGATTGAATACGGCACCAATGTGGTGGGCGGCGTGACGCCAGGCAAAGGCGGCCAGACGCACCTCGACAAGCCCGTGTTCAATACGGTGTACGAAGCGGTGGAAAAAGCCGGTGCCGACACGTCGATCATCTTCGTACCGCCTGCCTTTGCGGCCGATGCGATCATGGAAGCCGCTGACGCGGGTATCAAGGTTATCATCTGCATTACGGAAGGGATCCCAACCGAAGACATGGTGGCCGTGAAAGCCTACCTGCGCGACCGCGACGTACGCCTGATTGGTCCGAACTGCCCCGGCGTAATGACGGCCGAGGAATGCAAAGTGGGGATTATGCCCGGCTTTATTTTCAAGAAAGGGAAAGTGGGCATCGTATCGAAGTCAGGTACGTTGACCTACGAAGCCGTTGACCAGCTGACCAAAGCCGGTCTGGGCCAGACAACCGCCATCGGTATCGGCGGTGACCCCATCATCGGTACCACGACCAAAGAAGCGGTTGAACTGCTGATGAACGACCCCGAAACGGAAGCCATCGTGATGATCGGCGAAATCGGTGGGGGTATGGAAGCTGAGGCGGCCCGCTGGATTAAAGCTGACGGCAACCGCAAGCCCGTGGTTGGCTTCATTGCTGGCCAAACCGCTCCCAAAGGCCGCCGCATGGGCCATGCTGGTGCCATCGTAGGCGGTGCCGACGACACCGCAGCGGCCAAAATGGCCATCATGCGCGAGTGCGGCATTCACGTGGTTGAGTCGCCCGCGCTCATCGGCGATACCATGTTGAAGGCACTAGGGCAATAA
- a CDS encoding DUF4271 domain-containing protein, which translates to MHDFQNDFVVYDEAFKAYVPFILEQHADEQAVSAFVDLESNRRYKLLIQSKQDGFLFVDAALRRKCPAGQWVVLDIDSLHRLYRKPQVFITLYGPAVVNNWQLLIGHARAMSQQTIRLNDDLLSVRPRPLSGFIDFFSVGLLFLLASHAFLYTFFRRGFLTYYSPLNLVRLDPPDESSLISRPLGGVSMAFTLNLSLGLAFLFLYVQSQHISLFGAGAFLPQGQTFGQLLLSYLAVTAVVFGLMLGKYALIATVGSLYKFDSIVSLHYFRIVEASLVFTTILLLLTAAISPYSSNFEPSPSLVVIPFIVYYLGRLGWLYLTLVRQMPVKNLYLFSYLCIVELIPLVIGIRFAV; encoded by the coding sequence GTGCACGATTTCCAGAATGACTTCGTCGTATACGATGAAGCGTTTAAAGCCTACGTCCCGTTTATTCTGGAGCAACATGCCGACGAGCAAGCCGTTAGCGCGTTTGTGGATCTGGAAAGCAACCGCCGGTACAAGCTGTTGATCCAAAGTAAACAAGATGGCTTTCTGTTTGTCGACGCGGCGCTGCGCCGGAAGTGCCCGGCGGGGCAGTGGGTCGTGCTCGACATCGATAGCCTGCACCGGCTCTACCGAAAGCCGCAGGTATTCATCACGCTCTATGGACCGGCTGTGGTCAACAACTGGCAATTGCTGATTGGCCACGCACGGGCCATGTCGCAACAGACCATCCGGCTCAACGACGATCTGTTGAGCGTTCGCCCCCGACCCTTGTCGGGCTTCATCGATTTCTTCAGTGTCGGTCTGCTATTCCTGCTGGCGAGCCACGCGTTTCTTTATACCTTTTTCCGGCGCGGTTTCCTGACGTACTACAGCCCGCTGAATCTGGTCAGACTCGACCCGCCCGACGAATCGTCCCTGATCAGCAGGCCATTGGGAGGCGTGTCTATGGCCTTTACGCTCAACCTAAGCCTGGGGCTGGCTTTTCTGTTTCTTTACGTACAAAGCCAGCATATCAGCCTGTTTGGGGCTGGTGCGTTTCTGCCACAGGGGCAAACATTTGGCCAATTGCTATTAAGTTATTTAGCGGTGACAGCGGTCGTTTTCGGACTTATGCTGGGCAAGTACGCCCTGATCGCCACCGTAGGTAGCCTCTATAAGTTCGATAGCATCGTCAGCCTGCACTATTTCCGGATTGTGGAGGCATCGCTGGTTTTCACCACGATACTGCTGTTGCTGACGGCTGCCATTAGCCCCTACAGCAGCAACTTTGAGCCATCGCCGAGTTTGGTAGTGATCCCCTTCATCGTTTACTACCTAGGGCGTTTAGGCTGGCTTTACCTGACGCTGGTACGACAGATGCCGGTCAAGAATCTCTATTTATTTTCGTACCTTTGCATCGTGGAATTGATACCGCTCGTCATCGGCATCCGGTTTGCCGTCTGA